AGTCCAGGAGGACCGGCCCGGTGGGCGACAGCAGGATGTTGGAGAGCAGCGCGTCACCGTGGCAGAACTGCCCCATGCCCTGCCGGCCGCCCGCGACCGCGAGACCGTGCAGCAGCTTCTGCAGGTCACCCAGGTCGCGATCGGTGAAGAGCCCCAGCTCGTGGTAGCGGGAGATCCGCGAGGCATAGTCCAGCGGAGCGTCGAAGAGACCGGCCGGCGGGCGCCATTCGTTGACCCTGCGGATGGCGCCGAGCACCTGGCGCACATCCGTGCGGGGCGGAGGCTCCACGGGGTGGCGCGTCAGCGCCGCCACCCGTCCGGGCATCCGCTCGATCACCAGCGTGCAGTTCTCCGGGTCCGCCGCGATCAGCCGGGGCACCCTGACCGGAGGGCGGTGCCGGACGAACGAGCGGTACGTAGCTATCTCGTGCCGGAAGCGTTCGGTCCAGGCCGGCGAGTGGTCGAGTAAACACTTCGCCACCGCCGTCGTGCGTCCGGTCATGCCCACGATCAGTACGGAGCGACCGCTGCGCCGGAGTACCTGGACCGGGTTGAACTCGGGGCAGATGCGCTGCACGGAGGCGATGGCCATGCGTACCTGCGCGCCCTGGGGACCCGACAAGTCGATTCTCCCGCTGAGCGGTTGGGTGCCCGGGCCCGCCGTCCGCCGGGTCCGGCCCAGCCCCTGCACCGGAGTGCCGGAGAGGGGGGCGAGGTACGGTCCGCCTCCGGATCCCCTCGGACGGAGCGGCCGGGGCGGGGCGGACACGGAGGACGATGCTGTGTACATGGGCGAAACAGATCCCTTCGTGCGCCGACAAGTTGCGTGCACCACCCCGGCCGGCGGCCGTCCGGCACCCTGGGGAGTACCGAGGGCTGCCGGGCGGGGTGGCGCACTCCTACCTGACACCGCGTCGCCCGTGGCAGTGCAGATGGCGTGCCCTGGCGAAGGGGTAGCGAATATGCACGGCGCATCTGACTCGGGGTTAGTGTGCAACTCAGCCGAGAACCTGGGGGCTTGACGTGACCGGAGAACCCAACACCCGTCTTTCCGATCTGTTCGGCATGGCCGGATGGTCCAAGGGGGAGCTCGCGAGGATGGTGAACCGGAAGGCAGCGGCCATGGGCCACTCCCAACTGGCGACCGACACCTCGCGGGTCCGGCGCTGGATCGACATGGGGGAGTCCCCGCGCGATCCCGTGCCGGAGGTGCTGGCGGCTCTGTTCACCGAGCGGCTCGGCCGTGTCGTGACCATCGAGGACCTCGGGTTCGGCCGACGCGGGCGCACGGGAAAACGGCGGGTCGCCGGGAAGGACGAGAATCCCGACGGCCTTTCGTGGGCGCCCGAACGGACGGCCGCGGTCCTCACCGAATTCACGGGAATGGACCTCATGCTCAACCGACGCGGCTTGGTGAGCGCGGGCGCCGCGCTCGCCGCCGGCCCCGCCCTCACCGGCGCCATGAACGACTGGCTGCACGCCGATCCCGCTCCGGCGGCGGACGTGCCCCGAACCGACGGCCCCCTCCCCGCGGACCCGGCGGGGTTCGACCGCTACGACACCGCCCCCATCGGATCCGCCGAGGTCACCGCGCTGGAGAACTCGGTCGACATCTTCCGCAAGTGGGACGCCCAACGCGGCGGCGGACTCCAGCGCAAGGCGGTGGTGGGTCAACTCAACGAAGTGGGCGGTCTGCTGGCGTACCGTCACCCCGCGGACCTACAGCAGCGCCTGTGGGGAGTCGCCGCCAACCTCGCCGTGCTCGCCGGCTGGATGTCCCACGACGTCGGCCTCGAACCCACCGCCCAGAAGTACTTCGTCATCGCCGCCCACGCTGCGCGCGAGGGCGGCGACCGGCCGCGCGCCGGCGAGGCCCTGTCACGCGCCGCACGCCAGATGGTCCACCTGGGGCGTCCGCAGGACGCACTCGATCTGATGAAGCTCGCCCACTCCGGGGCGGGCGACGAGGCCCTGCCGCGCACCCGCGCCATGCTGCACACCATCGAGGCGTGGGCGTACGCCTCGATGGGCCGCGGACAGGCGATGCGCCGCGCCCTGGGCGAGGCGGAGGAACTGTTCGTCTCGGACCGGAACGTCGAGAAGGCGCCCGGCTGGATGCAGATGTTCGACGAAGCCGATCTCTACGGCATGCAGGCGCTCGCGTTCCGTACGCTGGCCGACCACGATCCCTCGGCTGCCGCCCTCGCGCAGCAGCATGCCAAGAAGGCCCTCGGGATGCGGAACGACGGCCGCCAGCGCTCCAAGCTCTTCGACTTCATCTCGCTCGCGTCGGCGTGCTTCATCGCCGGCGATCCGGAGCAGGCGGACGCCTATGCCCGGCGGGCTCTGGTGTCGATGGGGGAGACCTCCTCGCACCGCACCTGGGACAGGCTGCGCCAGATGTACGACCTCACCGACCGGTACGCCGACGACCCGGCGATCCGCGATCTCCGGGAGGAGCTCGAACTCGTGATGCCCCGGCAGGTCAAGCGGACGAGGAGCTCCGAGGCGTGAGTCCGGTCGGCCGGGCTGAACGTCCGTGGTCCCTGTCCGGGCGGGCCGGAGCCTCTGCGGCGGGCCGGTGTCCTGTCGGGTGGCAGTGAGGTGTCAGGTGTCAGTTCCGGCCGTCGACGCGGGCGACCAGCACGCATCCCCGGGCCGGGTGCTCGTCCCCGCCGAACTCGTCGACGACGGTCCGTACGCACTCGGCTGCCGTGCGGGACCGGAAGAGCCGTGGTGCCAGCCCCAGCAGCTTCTCCGGGGCGGTGCCACGGCCGGCGGCCGGGGCCAACCCGTCGGTGCGCAGCAGGATCACGTCGCCGGGGATCAACCGCGCCGTCTCCTGCCCGTAGGCGACCCCCGGCGCGGCGCCCAGCAGCACCCCTTCCGGAGGGGGCAGCGGGGCGCCGGCACCGTCGCGGAACAGCAGGGGAGCGGGGTGTCCCGCCTGCGCCCAGGTGAGGAGGCCGGTGGAAGGATCGAAGAGCCCGCACAGGGCGCTGCCCAGGGTGGGCTGGACGGACGTCTGGAGCAGCTGGTTCAGATGGGTCAGCAGGGCCCGGGGCTCGATGCCCGCCACGGCCATGCCCCGCAGCGCGCCCAGCACCATGGCCATGGAGGAAGCCGTGGGGATGCCGTGGTCGGTGAGGCTGCCGACGGTGAGCAGGGTCCGGCCGTCCGGCAGCGTCATGGCGTCGTACCAGTCGCCGCCGGTCGGACCGCAGGCCTGCGACGGCAGAAGCCGTGCCGCGACGTCCATGGCGCCGGACACGGCGGGCGTGGGCCCCAGTGAGTCGTGCGGCGTCGGCAGGACGGCCTGGTGCAGTTCCACCGCGATGCGGTGTTCGGTCCTCGCGATGTCGTCCTGGCGCTGCAGGGAGTCGCGGGTACGGACCTCCAGCTGCCGGCTGTCGTTCAGCGCGCTGACGTCACGCAGGACCGCCCACAGGGAGACCGTGCGGCCCTCGGGGTCCAGTACCGGCTCGCCCATGGCGTGGAGGGTCCGCATCCTGCCGTCCGGACGGCGGATGCGGAACTCGCCGTCCATCGGCTTTCCGTCGATCAGGCAGTGGGTCACCATGGCGGTGAGCAGGGGCTGGTCCTCCGGGACGAGCATGGTGGGCAGCTCGTCCAGGGAGAGCGGACCCGCGGCCACCTCCCGCCCGAAGATCTCGTACAGCTCGGCGGACCATTCGACGCCGTCGTCGAGCAGGTTCCACTCGGCGCTGCCCGCCCTGCCCGACAGCGGGCTCTGCGCCGGGTCGGCCGGAGCGGTGTCCGGGGAGGGCGCGGGCGGGCCCTCCCTGAGCTGCCCGAGGCGGGCGCCGAGGTCGTCGAGATGGTGGGCGGCGAGGTCGCAGAGCGCGCGCTGCCAGCGTGCTTGAGGATCGTCCTCGTCGATGACCACCGAGGCCCGGCACACCGAGTCCAGGTCTCCGCGCAGTCGGCGTGCGCGGTTGATCATCGCGTCGACGGCGTCCCGCTCGGACGGTCGTGCGGCCGGGCGGTCCGCGAAGAGGGGGGACGGCATCTCGAACTCCGATACAGACGCTGCTGCCGGCTCTCGGGGAGGAACGGGAGAGGAACCGAGGATGACTGTGACACAGGGGAGTGGGGCTCGTAAGGGGTTTGCCGACACTCGTTGCGTTCTTGCTTTTGGCATATGTCAGAGGCTGGCGCGACAGGGAAGACTTCGAACGTCCTTTCGTTGATGAGGTGTTGAGGGGAGGGGGAGGGGGTGCCGAAAGTGTCGGGGCGGGAGGGTGCCTCCGGAGGGTGATCTTCCGGTTCCTCCGGGGAGGGCGCTCCGAGGGCGGGAATGCCGCGTGGGTTGCTCGTGTTACCGCATCAGAATGAAAACGACAACCATCCCGCCCAGAGGGGATGGGGTCGCCCAGAGGAGGAGGATCCATGGCGCGCAGTGAACTCAGGCCGGTCGTCACCCTCCGGTCCACGGCAGGGACCGGGCATCGTTACGTCACGCGCAAGAACCGCCGCAACGACCCGGACCGGCTGGAACT
The DNA window shown above is from Streptomyces sp. NBC_00247 and carries:
- a CDS encoding aminoglycoside phosphotransferase family protein; this encodes MYTASSSVSAPPRPLRPRGSGGGPYLAPLSGTPVQGLGRTRRTAGPGTQPLSGRIDLSGPQGAQVRMAIASVQRICPEFNPVQVLRRSGRSVLIVGMTGRTTAVAKCLLDHSPAWTERFRHEIATYRSFVRHRPPVRVPRLIAADPENCTLVIERMPGRVAALTRHPVEPPPRTDVRQVLGAIRRVNEWRPPAGLFDAPLDYASRISRYHELGLFTDRDLGDLQKLLHGLAVAGGRQGMGQFCHGDALLSNILLSPTGPVLLDWEHAGWYLPGYDLATLWTVLGRDAMVARREISQLAQSRGADARDAFLVNLMLVLTREIRTYETAVQRTMREPGPAGATHDRPGTLSSGEEQRLLLRRLHDDCAMARRAVRAAVGTR
- a CDS encoding DNA-binding protein NsdB; amino-acid sequence: MTGEPNTRLSDLFGMAGWSKGELARMVNRKAAAMGHSQLATDTSRVRRWIDMGESPRDPVPEVLAALFTERLGRVVTIEDLGFGRRGRTGKRRVAGKDENPDGLSWAPERTAAVLTEFTGMDLMLNRRGLVSAGAALAAGPALTGAMNDWLHADPAPAADVPRTDGPLPADPAGFDRYDTAPIGSAEVTALENSVDIFRKWDAQRGGGLQRKAVVGQLNEVGGLLAYRHPADLQQRLWGVAANLAVLAGWMSHDVGLEPTAQKYFVIAAHAAREGGDRPRAGEALSRAARQMVHLGRPQDALDLMKLAHSGAGDEALPRTRAMLHTIEAWAYASMGRGQAMRRALGEAEELFVSDRNVEKAPGWMQMFDEADLYGMQALAFRTLADHDPSAAALAQQHAKKALGMRNDGRQRSKLFDFISLASACFIAGDPEQADAYARRALVSMGETSSHRTWDRLRQMYDLTDRYADDPAIRDLREELELVMPRQVKRTRSSEA
- a CDS encoding PP2C family protein-serine/threonine phosphatase, whose protein sequence is MPSPLFADRPAARPSERDAVDAMINRARRLRGDLDSVCRASVVIDEDDPQARWQRALCDLAAHHLDDLGARLGQLREGPPAPSPDTAPADPAQSPLSGRAGSAEWNLLDDGVEWSAELYEIFGREVAAGPLSLDELPTMLVPEDQPLLTAMVTHCLIDGKPMDGEFRIRRPDGRMRTLHAMGEPVLDPEGRTVSLWAVLRDVSALNDSRQLEVRTRDSLQRQDDIARTEHRIAVELHQAVLPTPHDSLGPTPAVSGAMDVAARLLPSQACGPTGGDWYDAMTLPDGRTLLTVGSLTDHGIPTASSMAMVLGALRGMAVAGIEPRALLTHLNQLLQTSVQPTLGSALCGLFDPSTGLLTWAQAGHPAPLLFRDGAGAPLPPPEGVLLGAAPGVAYGQETARLIPGDVILLRTDGLAPAAGRGTAPEKLLGLAPRLFRSRTAAECVRTVVDEFGGDEHPARGCVLVARVDGRN
- the rpmG gene encoding 50S ribosomal protein L33, encoding MARSELRPVVTLRSTAGTGHRYVTRKNRRNDPDRLELRKFDPVAGHHVVFREAR